A stretch of Macadamia integrifolia cultivar HAES 741 chromosome 7, SCU_Mint_v3, whole genome shotgun sequence DNA encodes these proteins:
- the LOC122083552 gene encoding F-box protein CPR1-like: protein MAEITEKINEEEAIPIKNLPEALITDILSRLPVKSLLRFRCVCKTWCALIDDPAFVKDHLNQSLASNSNLRLIFREYYLFSADLDAGEQQVAVKLDHPLKSPNFATEVVGSCNGLLCISNSEEEIFLWNPSIRRHHKLPITPIEYPERFDCPRLIVYGLGYDPTTDDYKLVRIVQFYGDDEYSCDSEVKVYSLRTNSWRRIRDVPYHLSYKRGFGVLANYGLHWVAVRERTEPDTASSSFDSFDLQDEEYSEVPQASSFIVSFDLQDEEYREIPLRDFVDDEFHMNVGVLGGQLCLLCNFFRVRVEVG, encoded by the coding sequence ATGGCGGAGATCACCGAGAAGATAAACGAAGAGGAAGCAATACCGATCAAGAACCTGCCTGAGGCCCTCATCACCGACATACTTTCAAGGCTTCCGGTCAAGTCTCTTCTAAGATTCAGGTGTGTATGCAAAACCTGGTGTGCTCTTATAGACGATCCTGCTTTCGTCAAAGATCATCTCAATCAATCCCTTGCAAGCAATAGCAACCTCAGACTCATTTTCAGAGAATATTATCTGTTCTCTGCCGACTTAGATGCTGGCGAACAACAAGTGGCTGTAAAACTCGATCATCCGCTCAAGAGCCCAAACTTCGCAACCGAAGTAGTGGGTTCATGCAATGGTTTACTCTGTATATCCAACTCTGAGGAGGAAATTTTCCTCTGGAATCCTTCTATCAGAAGGCATCATAAGCTTCCCATTACACCTATAGAGTATCCCGAGAGATTCGACTGTCCCCGTCTCATTGTTTACGGATTAGGTTATGATCCCACCACCGACGATTACAAGCTGGTAAGGATTGTGCAATTTTATGGTGACGATGAGTACTCTTGCGATTCAGAGGTAAAGGTGTACTCACTTAGGACCAATTCATGGAGAAGGATCAGAGACGTTCCATACCATCTCAGCTACAAACGCGGATTTGGGGTTCTTGCAAATTATGGTCTTCATTGGGTTGCAGTTCGCGAGAGGACGGAACCTGACACTGCCTCAAGTTCTTTCGATTCCTTTGACCTTCAAGATGAGGAGTATTCAGAGGTTCCACAGGCCTCCAGTTTTATCGTTTCCTTTGACCTACAAGATGAGGAGTATCGAGAGATTCCACTGCGTGACTTTGTGGACGATGAGTTTCATATGAATGTTGGGGTTCTTGGAGGACAACTCTGCTTGCTCTGCAACTTCTTCAGGGTCCGTGTTGAGGTTgggtga